A single genomic interval of candidate division WOR-3 bacterium harbors:
- a CDS encoding T9SS type A sorting domain-containing protein, with protein sequence MLWTTFGDPALRIRHRGLTGILERSTVNTQSGLEIRPNPARTVFAVDYSVPVTGWVSLDLYHESGALVRRLESASARRGTFRIWVPCSDLNPGIYFVKLQSGPASHTRRFAVVR encoded by the coding sequence GTGCTGTGGACAACATTCGGCGACCCGGCCCTGCGCATTCGACACCGTGGTCTTACTGGAATCTTGGAGCGTTCGACCGTGAACACCCAGTCCGGCCTTGAAATCCGGCCCAACCCGGCGCGTACCGTCTTCGCGGTTGACTATTCCGTACCCGTCACCGGCTGGGTAAGTCTCGACCTGTACCACGAATCTGGCGCGCTCGTGCGTAGACTTGAGTCCGCCTCAGCCCGCCGGGGCACTTTCAGGATTTGGGTCCCGTGCTCGGACCTGAACCCGGGCATTTACTTCGTGAAACTCCAATCCGGTCCAGCAAGCCACACGCGCCGGTTCGCGGTTGTGCGCTGA